A region from the Flavobacteriales bacterium genome encodes:
- the recN gene encoding DNA repair protein RecN — protein MLTRLSISNYLLIEELELDLRKGLTAITGETGSGKSILLGALGLAMGDRMDGNVARDPQRKCVVEVEVEVGKDRKTWFAENELPFEPRTLLRRQVDAGGRSRAFINDTPVKLEQLRDLTAGLVHVHSQHQTLLLHDHAFQLRLLDHHAGLKDKVAECAELHAAWWTLDRELAHLKEEEAKAQAELDYVKFQSDELQAAQLVDGELAKAEQALARTENAEGTLRALLNVEAALTDENGALNAVAAAKQQLQKPAAHDTALAQLLQRVESARIELQDIADEAARQAEQVQMDPAEAARLTERVDTINRLLRKHRVKDEAELIALCEQLTARCGEIGSMADRIVQLELEEVAARKALLVFADSLSKARRKAMAPLAEQVSTLLHELGMPHAVFVFEHQVAEPGPTGADRIKACFSANADRAPEPLERVASGGEVSRVMLALLTLAAQSTGLPTIVFDEIDTGVSGGTADRVGELMARMGKQRQVVTITHLPQIASKADEHLLVTKTSDAKGTHTNLRFLDDEERVLAVAQMLSGRKTTQAALENARVLLKGK, from the coding sequence ATGCTCACCCGCCTTTCCATCAGCAACTACCTGCTCATCGAAGAGCTGGAGCTCGACCTGCGCAAAGGGCTCACCGCCATCACCGGCGAGACGGGCAGCGGCAAGAGCATTCTGCTGGGAGCTTTAGGGCTGGCCATGGGCGACCGCATGGACGGCAACGTGGCCCGCGACCCGCAGCGCAAGTGCGTCGTGGAAGTGGAGGTGGAGGTGGGCAAGGACCGCAAGACCTGGTTCGCGGAGAACGAACTGCCCTTCGAGCCGCGCACGCTGCTGCGCCGGCAGGTGGATGCTGGCGGCCGCTCGCGGGCCTTCATCAACGACACCCCGGTGAAGCTGGAGCAGCTGCGCGACCTCACCGCCGGGCTGGTGCACGTGCACAGCCAGCATCAAACGCTGCTGCTGCACGACCACGCTTTCCAATTGCGCCTGCTCGACCACCACGCCGGACTGAAGGACAAGGTGGCCGAATGTGCCGAGCTGCACGCGGCTTGGTGGACGCTGGACCGCGAACTGGCGCACCTGAAAGAAGAAGAGGCCAAGGCACAGGCCGAACTGGACTACGTGAAGTTCCAGAGCGACGAACTGCAAGCCGCGCAGCTCGTGGACGGCGAGCTCGCCAAAGCCGAGCAGGCCCTGGCGCGGACCGAGAACGCCGAAGGCACGCTGCGCGCACTGCTCAACGTGGAAGCCGCGCTTACGGATGAGAACGGCGCGTTGAACGCCGTGGCCGCCGCCAAGCAACAACTTCAGAAACCCGCCGCGCACGACACCGCGCTGGCGCAACTGCTCCAACGCGTGGAGAGCGCCCGCATCGAACTGCAGGACATTGCCGACGAAGCCGCCCGCCAGGCCGAGCAGGTGCAGATGGACCCCGCCGAGGCCGCCCGTTTGACGGAGCGCGTGGACACCATCAACCGTCTGCTGCGCAAGCACAGGGTGAAGGACGAAGCCGAACTGATCGCGCTGTGCGAGCAGCTCACCGCGCGTTGCGGCGAGATCGGTTCCATGGCCGATCGCATCGTTCAGCTGGAGCTCGAAGAGGTAGCCGCGCGGAAGGCGCTGCTCGTTTTCGCCGATAGCCTATCGAAAGCCCGCCGCAAAGCCATGGCGCCCTTGGCCGAGCAGGTGAGCACGTTGTTGCACGAACTGGGGATGCCGCACGCGGTTTTCGTGTTCGAGCACCAAGTTGCGGAGCCGGGCCCCACAGGTGCCGACCGCATCAAAGCCTGTTTCAGCGCCAATGCCGACCGCGCGCCCGAGCCGTTGGAGCGCGTGGCCAGCGGGGGAGAGGTGAGCCGCGTGATGCTGGCCCTGCTTACCCTCGCCGCACAGAGCACTGGCCTGCCCACCATCGTGTTCGACGAGATCGACACCGGTGTGAGCGGTGGCACGGCCGATCGTGTGGGCGAACTCATGGCCCGCATGGGCAAGCAACGTCAGGTGGTGACCATCACCCACCTGCCGCAGATCGCCAGCAAGGCCGATGAGCACTTGCTGGTCACCAAGACCTCCGATGCCAAGGGCACGCACACCAACCTGCGGTTCCTCGACGACGAAGAGCGTGTGCTGGCCGTAGCGCAGATGCTCAGCGGCCGCAAGACCACGCAGGCCG